In Gossypium raimondii isolate GPD5lz chromosome 12, ASM2569854v1, whole genome shotgun sequence, a single window of DNA contains:
- the LOC105763573 gene encoding E3 ubiquitin-protein ligase RGLG3 isoform X1: protein MGNTESGYDDSLQTDFWHQPSYEPSSLAGSSMDRNYQPRQQAPFIPDNFSSLDQVISALREAGLESSNLILGIDFTKSNEWTGRYSFNRRSLHAIGNSPNPYEQAISIIGRTLSPFDEDNLIPCFGFGDASTHDKYVFSFYPDHRPCHGFEEALARYKEIVPHIKLAGPTSFAPIINASIDIVEGSNGQYHVLVIIADGQVTRNPDVPRGRLSPQEQETVDSIVAASHYPLSIILIGVGDGPWDSMQQFDDNIPHRAFDNFQFVDFTKIMSENTETSKKEAAFALAALMEIPYQYRATLSISFDNRELERGLARPLPPPREVIEHDNSIRSIPHMTNYETVQPTAPAQPVISSAAEPVCAICLVNPKDMAFGCGHMTCKDCGVTISSCPMCRQPITTRLRLYT from the exons ATGGGAAATACAGAATCAGGATATGATGATTCGCTTCAAACTGACTTTTGGCATCAACCTTCTTATGAACCTTCATCCCTAGCAGGAAGTTCAATGGATCGAAACTATCAACCCAGGCAGCAAGCCCCGTTTATACCTGACAATTTTAGTTCTTTGGATCAG GTTATTTCAGCATTGAGAGAGGCAGGACTTGAATCATCCAATTTAATACTTGGTATTGACTTCACTAAGAGCAATGAGTGGACAG GGCGGTATTCATTCAACAGAAGAAGCCTTCATGCTATTGGGAACTCACCTAATCCTTATGAGCAAGCAATATCTATAATTGGTCGTACTTTATCTCCTTTTGATGAAGATAATTTAATAccttgttttggttttggtgATG CATCAACGCATGATAAATACGTTTTCAGCTTTTATCCTGATCACCGACCTTGTCATGGTTTTGAGGAAGCTCTTGCACGGTATAAAGAGATTGTTCCGCACATAAAGTTGGCAG GTCCAACTTCATTTGCTCCAATTATTAATGCTTCTATAGACATCGTGGAAGGCAGTAATGGACAGTACCATGTTCTTGTCATCATTGCAGATGGACAG GTTACAAGGAACCCTGATGTACCGCGTGGAAGGCTTAGTCCACAAGAACAAGAAACTGTAGATTCTATTGTTGCTGCTAG TCATTATCCTCTCTCAATTATTTTGATTGGAGTGGGGGATGGACCATGGGATTCAATGCAACAATTTGATGATAATATTCCACATCGCGCCTTTGACAACTTCCAG TTTGTCGACTTCACAAAAATCATGTCTGAGAACACGGAAACATCAAAGAAAGAAGCCGCCTTTGCTCTTGCTGCTCTCATGGAAATTCCGTATCAGTACAGAGCTACCCTGAGTATTAGTTTTGATAA TAGAGAACTAGAACGTGGACTTGCAAGACCACTTCCGCCTCCACGAGAAGTGATCGAACATGATAATTCCATTCGATCGATCCCACACATGACTAATTATGAAACAGTGCAGCCAACAGCCCCTGCACAACCTGTAATAAGTTCCGCAGCAGAACCG GTTTGTGCTATCTGCTTGGTAAACCCAAAAGACATGGCTTTTGGATGTGGTCACATG ACTTGCAAGGACTGTGGGGTGACAATTTCATCATGTCCGATGTGCCGGCAGCCAATAACGACACGCCTGAGACTGTATACCTAA
- the LOC105763573 gene encoding E3 ubiquitin-protein ligase RGLG3 isoform X2: MGNTESGYDDSLQTDFWHQPSYEPSSLAGSSMDRNYQPRQQAPFIPDNFSSLDQVISALREAGLESSNLILGIDFTKSNEWTGRYSFNRRSLHAIGNSPNPYEQAISIIGRTLSPFDEDNLIPCFGFGDASTHDKYVFSFYPDHRPCHGFEEALARYKEIVPHIKLAGPTSFAPIINASIDIVEGSNGQYHVLVIIADGQVTRNPDVPRGRLSPQEQETVDSIVAASHYPLSIILIGVGDGPWDSMQQFDDNIPHRAFDNFQFVDFTKIMSENTETSKKEAAFALAALMEIPYQYRATLSISFDKELERGLARPLPPPREVIEHDNSIRSIPHMTNYETVQPTAPAQPVISSAAEPVCAICLVNPKDMAFGCGHMTCKDCGVTISSCPMCRQPITTRLRLYT, translated from the exons ATGGGAAATACAGAATCAGGATATGATGATTCGCTTCAAACTGACTTTTGGCATCAACCTTCTTATGAACCTTCATCCCTAGCAGGAAGTTCAATGGATCGAAACTATCAACCCAGGCAGCAAGCCCCGTTTATACCTGACAATTTTAGTTCTTTGGATCAG GTTATTTCAGCATTGAGAGAGGCAGGACTTGAATCATCCAATTTAATACTTGGTATTGACTTCACTAAGAGCAATGAGTGGACAG GGCGGTATTCATTCAACAGAAGAAGCCTTCATGCTATTGGGAACTCACCTAATCCTTATGAGCAAGCAATATCTATAATTGGTCGTACTTTATCTCCTTTTGATGAAGATAATTTAATAccttgttttggttttggtgATG CATCAACGCATGATAAATACGTTTTCAGCTTTTATCCTGATCACCGACCTTGTCATGGTTTTGAGGAAGCTCTTGCACGGTATAAAGAGATTGTTCCGCACATAAAGTTGGCAG GTCCAACTTCATTTGCTCCAATTATTAATGCTTCTATAGACATCGTGGAAGGCAGTAATGGACAGTACCATGTTCTTGTCATCATTGCAGATGGACAG GTTACAAGGAACCCTGATGTACCGCGTGGAAGGCTTAGTCCACAAGAACAAGAAACTGTAGATTCTATTGTTGCTGCTAG TCATTATCCTCTCTCAATTATTTTGATTGGAGTGGGGGATGGACCATGGGATTCAATGCAACAATTTGATGATAATATTCCACATCGCGCCTTTGACAACTTCCAG TTTGTCGACTTCACAAAAATCATGTCTGAGAACACGGAAACATCAAAGAAAGAAGCCGCCTTTGCTCTTGCTGCTCTCATGGAAATTCCGTATCAGTACAGAGCTACCCTGAGTATTAGTTTTGATAA AGAACTAGAACGTGGACTTGCAAGACCACTTCCGCCTCCACGAGAAGTGATCGAACATGATAATTCCATTCGATCGATCCCACACATGACTAATTATGAAACAGTGCAGCCAACAGCCCCTGCACAACCTGTAATAAGTTCCGCAGCAGAACCG GTTTGTGCTATCTGCTTGGTAAACCCAAAAGACATGGCTTTTGGATGTGGTCACATG ACTTGCAAGGACTGTGGGGTGACAATTTCATCATGTCCGATGTGCCGGCAGCCAATAACGACACGCCTGAGACTGTATACCTAA
- the LOC105763573 gene encoding E3 ubiquitin-protein ligase RGLG3 isoform X3, whose product MDRNYQPRQQAPFIPDNFSSLDQVISALREAGLESSNLILGIDFTKSNEWTGRYSFNRRSLHAIGNSPNPYEQAISIIGRTLSPFDEDNLIPCFGFGDASTHDKYVFSFYPDHRPCHGFEEALARYKEIVPHIKLAGPTSFAPIINASIDIVEGSNGQYHVLVIIADGQVTRNPDVPRGRLSPQEQETVDSIVAASHYPLSIILIGVGDGPWDSMQQFDDNIPHRAFDNFQFVDFTKIMSENTETSKKEAAFALAALMEIPYQYRATLSISFDNRELERGLARPLPPPREVIEHDNSIRSIPHMTNYETVQPTAPAQPVISSAAEPVCAICLVNPKDMAFGCGHMTCKDCGVTISSCPMCRQPITTRLRLYT is encoded by the exons ATGGATCGAAACTATCAACCCAGGCAGCAAGCCCCGTTTATACCTGACAATTTTAGTTCTTTGGATCAG GTTATTTCAGCATTGAGAGAGGCAGGACTTGAATCATCCAATTTAATACTTGGTATTGACTTCACTAAGAGCAATGAGTGGACAG GGCGGTATTCATTCAACAGAAGAAGCCTTCATGCTATTGGGAACTCACCTAATCCTTATGAGCAAGCAATATCTATAATTGGTCGTACTTTATCTCCTTTTGATGAAGATAATTTAATAccttgttttggttttggtgATG CATCAACGCATGATAAATACGTTTTCAGCTTTTATCCTGATCACCGACCTTGTCATGGTTTTGAGGAAGCTCTTGCACGGTATAAAGAGATTGTTCCGCACATAAAGTTGGCAG GTCCAACTTCATTTGCTCCAATTATTAATGCTTCTATAGACATCGTGGAAGGCAGTAATGGACAGTACCATGTTCTTGTCATCATTGCAGATGGACAG GTTACAAGGAACCCTGATGTACCGCGTGGAAGGCTTAGTCCACAAGAACAAGAAACTGTAGATTCTATTGTTGCTGCTAG TCATTATCCTCTCTCAATTATTTTGATTGGAGTGGGGGATGGACCATGGGATTCAATGCAACAATTTGATGATAATATTCCACATCGCGCCTTTGACAACTTCCAG TTTGTCGACTTCACAAAAATCATGTCTGAGAACACGGAAACATCAAAGAAAGAAGCCGCCTTTGCTCTTGCTGCTCTCATGGAAATTCCGTATCAGTACAGAGCTACCCTGAGTATTAGTTTTGATAA TAGAGAACTAGAACGTGGACTTGCAAGACCACTTCCGCCTCCACGAGAAGTGATCGAACATGATAATTCCATTCGATCGATCCCACACATGACTAATTATGAAACAGTGCAGCCAACAGCCCCTGCACAACCTGTAATAAGTTCCGCAGCAGAACCG GTTTGTGCTATCTGCTTGGTAAACCCAAAAGACATGGCTTTTGGATGTGGTCACATG ACTTGCAAGGACTGTGGGGTGACAATTTCATCATGTCCGATGTGCCGGCAGCCAATAACGACACGCCTGAGACTGTATACCTAA